The DNA sequence GCACCTATAACCAATACTTTAGCCCCGAGTATCTTCTCCTGTCCCTCTATCCCTACATCCTTGAGAAGTATGTGGCGACTGTAACGCTCTAGCTGCTCTTCAGTAAAATCTATCATAGTTTCTCCAACCCCTGTTTAAGATCATCAATTATATCCTGTACATCCTCAATGCCTACCGAGAGTCTGATCATCCTGTCATTTACCAACATCTCTTCCCTCTCTTTTGCGTTGTAATCACAGAAGATTGTGGAAGCAGGGTGCAAAATAAGTGTTTTATTATCGTTTAGATTTGTAGCCCTTTTTATCATCTTCAGACTGTCCATCAAGTTAAAACACTCCTCTTTACTGCTGAGCTCAAATGTCAGCAAACCTCCAAAGCGTTTACCAAACTGCGCCAGAGCCGTAGCATGAAAAGGCGAAGAAGTAAGCCCCGAATAATTTACATGCAAAATTTGTAAAGAGCTCTCCAGAAACGTTGCAACTTCTAAAGCATTGGTACACGATTTCTCCATGCGCAAGGCAAGCGTCTCAAGCCCGAGGCTTTGAAGCCAGGCGTTATGGGGCGCTAAACACGAACCGAGATTTCTATGTATTTCCCTTCTTAAGCGCGTGGCAAATGCAGCCGGCCCAACCTTCAATGCATCATCTGCCACAGCAGGATGTTGTTTCCAGTTAAAGGTACCGTTATCTATAATCAATCCACCGGTGGAAGTTGCTCCACCTGACATATATTTTGTGCTCGATATGATTTCCACTGCCACCCCCGCCTCTTTAGATCTGAAGATGTAGGGGGTTGATAGCGTACCATCAAGAACAACCGGTACATTTTTCTGCTTTGCCACTCTGCATATTTCGCTAATATCTGCAACTTCCATTTGAGGATTAGAAATTATCTCCAGAAAAACCATTCTCGTTTTAT is a window from the Chitinispirillales bacterium ANBcel5 genome containing:
- a CDS encoding aminotransferase class I/II-fold pyridoxal phosphate-dependent enzyme translates to MRGFASRAIHGQPPFKRDVHGALRFPVYDSAAFEVGSSRELELAFTGRKPSHSYTRITNPTVEEFEQKVRLLTGSFAVVAVASGMAAITETVLALCESGSNIVTSPYLFGNTTSLFESTLKRWGLEVRKASMADPSSLEGVIDDKTRMVFLEIISNPQMEVADISEICRVAKQKNVPVVLDGTLSTPYIFRSKEAGVAVEIISSTKYMSGGATSTGGLIIDNGTFNWKQHPAVADDALKVGPAAFATRLRREIHRNLGSCLAPHNAWLQSLGLETLALRMEKSCTNALEVATFLESSLQILHVNYSGLTSSPFHATALAQFGKRFGGLLTFELSSKEECFNLMDSLKMIKRATNLNDNKTLILHPASTIFCDYNAKEREEMLVNDRMIRLSVGIEDVQDIIDDLKQGLEKL